In Brevibacillus brevis, a genomic segment contains:
- a CDS encoding ABC transporter ATP-binding protein — protein sequence MEILKIEHLSKVFGKGDTAVKALDDVSFSVNKGEFVAIVGPSGSGKSTLLHLLGGVDRPTSGKVFVDSTDMYSLNETQLAIFRRRQIGLIYQFYNLLPILTVEENMQLPLLLDEHKVDQKLFDDLVKTLDLQNRLHHLPNQLSGGQQQRVSIGRALMNQPAIILADEPTGNLDSKNSSEIIDLLKMFNKTYHQTLIMITHDERIALQADRIIAIEDGRIARDEVIRP from the coding sequence ATGGAAATTCTGAAGATCGAACATCTGTCAAAAGTGTTTGGAAAAGGTGACACGGCAGTAAAAGCGCTCGATGACGTATCCTTCTCAGTGAACAAAGGGGAGTTCGTTGCTATCGTCGGCCCGTCCGGTTCGGGGAAATCGACACTATTACATTTGTTGGGCGGGGTAGACCGGCCAACGAGCGGAAAAGTATTTGTGGACAGTACGGACATGTATAGTCTGAATGAAACGCAGCTGGCTATTTTCCGGCGGAGACAAATCGGTTTGATTTATCAGTTCTACAATCTGCTTCCGATTTTAACGGTGGAAGAAAACATGCAGTTGCCGCTCTTGCTGGATGAGCACAAGGTGGATCAGAAGCTGTTTGACGATCTGGTGAAGACGTTGGATTTACAAAATCGCTTACATCATCTGCCCAACCAGCTCTCCGGCGGACAGCAGCAGCGGGTCTCGATAGGAAGAGCGTTGATGAATCAGCCCGCGATCATACTGGCTGATGAGCCAACCGGTAATTTGGACAGCAAAAACAGCAGCGAAATCATTGACTTGTTGAAAATGTTCAACAAAACCTATCATCAGACGTTGATTATGATTACCCATGATGAGCGAATTGCTTTGCAGGCGGATCGCATTATCGCGATTGAAGATGGAAGGATTGCGAGAGATGAGGTCATTCGACCATGA
- a CDS encoding FtsX-like permease family protein, whose product MNIIHKLTLRHLMKNKKQTLVTIMGVIISVAMVTAVITLGSSFLTLMQKESIKDSGEWHVLYRGVNKEQLDAIKRDDATKQLMISKERGYAWLPGSQNVNKPYLFIKAYNAQGFANFPIELSEGRLPERADEIVLSDAIATNAKVAYRIGDHVTLEVGQRHNQADPSDTNLSQNDQLRSSAGASVETLVDTTAETYTVVGFIKRPTWEQTWAPGYTALTYVDEHSLDASKTVDVSVVVKNIDRTIYDHANDLAEKNSISSFKTNDSLLRYYGVMGGGLGQTYNSLLLIVMLVIVVGSVSLIYNAFAISVSERSRYLGMLSSVGATRRQKRNSVFFEGAVIGVISIPLGVICGMLGIGITFRFINPILEDAMGVTEKLTLVVTPLSIALACLVSIITIFISTYVPAQRASKISAIDAIRQTADIKLTSKALKTSKLVKRIFGVEAEIGLKNLKRNKRRYYATVFSLVISIVLFLAVSFFTSNLQKSLDISQNGYNYDIAIYTIGDGAALEDEQWVRTITSLENVTESNLMKQMNGSFVWLAEEAVSENAKPYLYQEHNLYKYNIRVNSMHEDKLKAYAKQVGVEYTKLTNPDQPTAILIDTMTFLDEKGKFVETRVNGKVGEKLDLVSEDAKQQAVNKVELAAVTDQFPMGITPSDSMLQVNLVVSEPVFEQLLKKSVFVSSYSGLYLKSKEPLKTQQDIEEMQKDVTVMNLFQERQRSERKILFMSVFVYGFVALITAVSIANIFNTISTSIALRLREFAMLRSVGMTPSSFHKMINYESIFYGIKALAYGLPISVGIMVLIYRSFMNSFSYEFALPWTSMLYVIVAVFAIVGLSMSYASIKVKKANIIDALKQENL is encoded by the coding sequence ATGAATATCATCCATAAGCTAACGCTCAGACATTTAATGAAAAATAAGAAACAAACGCTAGTGACGATTATGGGAGTCATTATTTCCGTGGCGATGGTAACGGCTGTGATCACGCTAGGTTCGTCTTTTTTGACGCTGATGCAAAAGGAATCGATCAAAGACAGTGGAGAATGGCATGTCCTTTACAGGGGCGTAAACAAAGAGCAGTTAGACGCGATCAAGCGGGACGATGCAACCAAACAACTCATGATTTCAAAGGAACGCGGCTATGCCTGGCTGCCGGGAAGTCAAAATGTCAACAAGCCCTATTTGTTTATCAAAGCGTATAATGCCCAGGGCTTCGCAAACTTCCCGATTGAATTGAGCGAAGGGCGGCTTCCAGAGCGAGCGGATGAGATTGTTCTCTCGGATGCGATCGCCACAAACGCCAAAGTCGCGTATCGGATCGGGGATCACGTAACCCTCGAGGTTGGACAGCGCCATAATCAAGCTGACCCAAGCGATACGAATCTGTCCCAAAATGACCAATTGCGATCTAGCGCCGGTGCGAGTGTCGAAACCTTAGTTGATACAACCGCCGAGACGTATACCGTTGTCGGGTTTATCAAACGCCCTACGTGGGAGCAGACGTGGGCGCCGGGATATACGGCTCTTACATACGTAGATGAGCACAGTTTGGACGCAAGCAAGACTGTTGACGTGAGCGTTGTCGTGAAGAACATCGATCGCACTATATATGATCATGCCAATGACTTGGCAGAGAAAAACAGCATCAGCTCGTTTAAAACGAATGACTCGCTGCTCCGTTATTATGGTGTGATGGGTGGGGGATTGGGCCAAACTTACAACTCGTTATTACTCATTGTTATGCTGGTGATTGTTGTCGGCTCTGTTTCGTTAATCTACAATGCTTTTGCGATTTCCGTCTCGGAGCGTTCCCGATATTTAGGAATGCTCTCAAGTGTCGGAGCAACGAGACGGCAGAAGCGAAATTCGGTATTTTTTGAGGGAGCAGTGATTGGCGTCATTAGCATTCCCTTGGGTGTCATCTGCGGCATGCTTGGAATCGGCATTACATTTCGCTTCATAAACCCGATCCTTGAGGATGCGATGGGTGTCACTGAAAAGCTGACGTTGGTCGTCACGCCTTTATCGATTGCACTCGCCTGTCTGGTCTCGATCATCACGATCTTCATATCTACGTATGTTCCAGCGCAAAGGGCTTCGAAAATCTCCGCCATCGATGCCATTCGGCAAACTGCGGATATTAAGCTCACCAGTAAAGCATTGAAAACCTCGAAGCTGGTCAAACGGATATTCGGCGTAGAAGCGGAGATCGGCTTGAAAAATTTGAAAAGAAACAAACGCAGATATTACGCTACTGTTTTTTCGCTTGTCATCAGCATCGTGCTGTTTCTGGCTGTTTCCTTTTTCACTTCCAACCTGCAGAAATCCCTTGATATTTCACAAAACGGCTATAACTATGACATCGCCATCTACACAATCGGTGATGGGGCAGCGTTGGAGGACGAACAATGGGTAAGAACGATCACATCGTTGGAAAATGTCACGGAATCGAATCTGATGAAACAAATGAATGGCAGCTTCGTGTGGCTTGCTGAAGAGGCTGTTTCGGAAAATGCAAAGCCGTATTTGTACCAGGAACATAACTTGTATAAATACAATATACGTGTAAACAGCATGCACGAAGATAAACTGAAAGCGTATGCCAAACAGGTTGGCGTAGAGTATACGAAGCTGACGAATCCGGATCAGCCGACCGCCATATTGATTGATACCATGACGTTCCTAGATGAAAAAGGTAAATTTGTCGAGACGAGAGTCAATGGGAAAGTCGGGGAAAAGCTGGATCTCGTCTCCGAAGATGCTAAGCAGCAAGCGGTCAACAAGGTGGAGCTGGCAGCAGTGACTGACCAATTTCCTATGGGAATAACACCATCAGATAGCATGCTTCAAGTGAATCTTGTCGTGTCCGAGCCCGTCTTCGAGCAGCTCCTGAAAAAAAGCGTCTTCGTTTCCTCTTATTCGGGACTCTACCTGAAAAGCAAGGAGCCTTTGAAAACCCAGCAAGATATTGAGGAAATGCAAAAGGATGTAACCGTCATGAACCTGTTTCAAGAGAGGCAGCGCTCTGAACGAAAAATTTTGTTTATGTCTGTCTTTGTGTATGGCTTCGTAGCATTAATTACCGCGGTTTCGATAGCGAATATATTCAACACGATTTCGACGAGCATTGCCCTTCGCCTTCGAGAATTCGCGATGCTAAGGTCGGTTGGAATGACCCCGAGCAGCTTTCATAAAATGATCAACTATGAAAGTATCTTTTATGGGATCAAGGCGTTGGCTTACGGCCTTCCGATCAGCGTAGGGATTATGGTGTTGATCTACCGTTCCTTCATGAATAGTTTTTCGTACGAATTCGCATTGCCTTGGACTAGCATGTTGTATGTGATTGTCGCTGTATTTGCTATCGTAGGCTTGTCCATGTCCTACGCGAGCATAAAAGTGAAGAAAGCAAACATCATTGACGCTTTGAAACAGGAGAATTTATGA
- the speD gene encoding adenosylmethionine decarboxylase, translating to MEPIRQQHVTLHGFNNLTKSLSFNMYDICYTKTRAEREAYLDYIDEQYNADRLTAILKTVSDIIGAHVLNIAKQDYVPQGASVTFLVSEGPVVEVPRESYEESPGPLPDSVVMQLDKSHITVHTYPEYHPDEEISTFRADIDVSTCGEISPLKALNYLIHSFDTDIMTIDYRVRGFTRDITGNKLFIDHDISSIQNYIPDEVIDLYDMIDVNVYQEHIFHTKCKLKQFDLNNYLFGYTKDKLTPEEQRDITERLRLEMDEIYYGKNIIR from the coding sequence GTGGAACCGATACGGCAACAACATGTCACGCTGCACGGCTTCAACAATCTGACCAAGTCCTTGAGCTTCAATATGTACGACATCTGCTACACGAAGACGAGGGCGGAGCGGGAAGCCTATCTGGATTACATAGACGAACAGTACAATGCTGACCGGCTGACCGCCATCCTGAAGACCGTGTCCGACATCATCGGGGCGCACGTCCTGAATATCGCGAAGCAGGACTATGTGCCGCAAGGGGCGAGCGTCACCTTTCTCGTGTCCGAGGGACCGGTCGTGGAAGTTCCAAGGGAATCGTACGAGGAGTCTCCCGGCCCCCTGCCGGACTCGGTGGTCATGCAGCTGGACAAAAGCCACATCACCGTGCACACGTATCCGGAATACCATCCGGATGAAGAAATCAGCACGTTTCGGGCGGATATCGACGTCTCGACCTGCGGAGAGATCTCTCCGCTCAAAGCGTTGAATTATTTGATCCACTCGTTTGATACGGACATCATGACGATCGATTACCGGGTCCGCGGCTTCACCCGGGACATCACCGGCAACAAGCTGTTCATCGACCACGACATCAGCTCGATCCAAAACTACATCCCGGACGAGGTCATCGATCTGTACGACATGATCGACGTCAATGTCTACCAGGAACACATTTTTCATACCAAGTGCAAGCTGAAGCAGTTCGATTTGAACAATTACCTGTTCGGCTATACGAAAGACAAACTGACGCCAGAGGAGCAGCGGGACATCACCGAGCGGCTGCGTCTGGAGATGGATGAAATTTACTACGGAAAGAACATCATACGGTAA
- a CDS encoding ankyrin repeat domain-containing protein, which yields MEMKKLNQSLLAAVQQGDQDAILRLLAEGADINATDETGRTSALIAVHTDQLPIFQLLIEQGANINIRDQRLDNPLLYASAAGKLDFVQAAIAAGADTTITNRFGGTALIPAADRGHVAIVEELLTHSDVNIDHVNRLGWTALLEAVILGDGGERHQQIVRLLIEHGADVNLADHDGVTPLQHAKNRGFREMVEALTQAGAK from the coding sequence ATGGAGATGAAAAAGCTGAACCAATCCCTGCTGGCGGCCGTACAGCAGGGGGATCAGGACGCTATTTTGCGGCTGCTGGCAGAAGGCGCAGACATCAATGCTACGGATGAGACGGGCCGGACTTCCGCCCTGATCGCCGTGCACACGGATCAATTGCCGATCTTCCAGCTCTTGATCGAGCAGGGCGCCAATATCAACATCCGCGACCAGCGCTTGGACAATCCGCTGCTCTATGCCAGCGCGGCAGGCAAGCTCGACTTTGTCCAAGCAGCGATTGCGGCAGGGGCGGATACGACGATCACCAACCGCTTCGGCGGTACGGCGCTGATCCCTGCTGCGGACCGCGGGCACGTCGCCATCGTCGAGGAGCTGCTGACCCACTCCGACGTGAATATCGACCACGTCAACCGCTTGGGCTGGACCGCCCTGCTCGAAGCGGTCATCCTCGGAGACGGCGGAGAGCGGCATCAGCAGATCGTCCGCCTGTTGATCGAGCACGGCGCTGACGTGAATTTGGCCGATCATGACGGTGTCACGCCGCTGCAGCACGCGAAAAACCGCGGTTTTCGGGAAATGGTTGAGGCATTGACGCAGGCCGGAGCGAAGTAA
- a CDS encoding S-layer homology domain-containing protein, giving the protein MKPVSNKIAALLLTAALGTASLPLAVPTAHAAGAHALAPLSAQEIQEAVSELARLGVMQGYTDRSMGAHNQINRAELAKMVVKALHLEGTAQTPAKLTDMQPNSWAYQYASELVGLGIMQADGGRFDPAGTVTDDELVQIVSKALKRDVKSVQYWMERFYSAGQAATRGEVAYLLKTAQKAIPSEKAKITSVQSLNAITLIVTFDAPLTAADEAFDKAKVDFSFNDGLTLTNLPRLKTGSIATYIVPTSVQKPGVTYTLTYKGKQAGTFTGNATKLQMNESRQVTNDTFEIEALKSDNVTDYGYVISAYSAGRGENAFVLDANNRANGTTYQIISSMQARQVTITPAGGQPIVAKYVPFTQSTDGKQEPKFRLPEGQVLAPGVTYTVSSDWATIKNPTFVAKEIAPVEIAAAEALSDTSIAVTLTEDPGDELFSGRSVELTADHGEKLLATYKYSSRKGAVGIFDLQQGGKLSAGTAYTVTPVGDWAGDSQAKLTVE; this is encoded by the coding sequence ATGAAACCCGTTTCCAATAAAATTGCCGCCCTGCTTTTGACTGCCGCCCTGGGTACTGCCTCGCTCCCGCTTGCAGTGCCGACAGCCCACGCTGCCGGCGCCCATGCTCTCGCCCCGCTGTCCGCCCAGGAAATTCAGGAAGCGGTAAGCGAGCTGGCTCGCCTCGGCGTCATGCAAGGCTACACCGACCGCTCCATGGGCGCCCACAATCAGATCAACCGCGCCGAGCTGGCGAAAATGGTCGTAAAGGCCTTACATCTGGAAGGCACGGCACAGACGCCTGCGAAGCTGACGGATATGCAGCCGAACTCATGGGCCTACCAATACGCCTCCGAGCTCGTCGGACTTGGCATCATGCAGGCAGATGGAGGACGCTTCGATCCTGCGGGAACAGTCACGGATGACGAGCTCGTGCAGATCGTGTCCAAAGCGTTGAAGCGCGACGTCAAATCTGTGCAGTACTGGATGGAGCGCTTCTACTCGGCAGGCCAAGCGGCTACCCGCGGGGAAGTCGCCTACCTGCTGAAGACAGCGCAAAAAGCAATCCCGTCCGAAAAAGCGAAAATCACGAGCGTGCAGTCGCTGAATGCCATCACGCTGATCGTCACCTTCGACGCGCCGCTGACGGCTGCCGATGAGGCATTTGACAAGGCCAAGGTCGACTTCTCCTTTAACGATGGACTCACCCTGACCAACTTGCCTCGCCTGAAAACAGGCTCCATCGCCACGTACATCGTCCCGACGTCGGTCCAAAAGCCAGGCGTGACGTACACGCTGACGTACAAGGGCAAGCAAGCGGGAACATTCACAGGGAACGCCACCAAGCTGCAAATGAACGAGAGCAGACAGGTCACCAACGACACCTTTGAGATCGAGGCGCTGAAGTCCGACAATGTCACCGATTACGGATATGTCATTTCCGCTTACAGCGCGGGACGCGGAGAAAACGCCTTCGTCCTGGATGCGAACAATCGCGCGAACGGCACGACGTATCAGATCATCTCGTCCATGCAGGCCAGACAAGTGACCATCACGCCTGCCGGCGGTCAGCCGATCGTTGCGAAGTACGTGCCGTTTACCCAATCGACAGACGGCAAGCAGGAGCCGAAATTCCGCCTGCCGGAAGGACAAGTACTCGCTCCGGGAGTGACGTACACCGTGTCCTCCGATTGGGCCACGATCAAGAATCCGACTTTCGTGGCAAAAGAGATCGCGCCAGTGGAAATCGCCGCAGCCGAAGCGCTCTCCGATACGTCCATCGCCGTCACTCTGACGGAAGATCCCGGCGACGAGCTGTTCTCCGGACGCAGCGTAGAGCTGACAGCTGACCATGGAGAGAAGCTGCTGGCCACCTACAAATACTCCAGCCGCAAAGGAGCCGTCGGCATTTTCGACCTCCAGCAGGGCGGCAAACTGTCTGCCGGCACTGCGTATACGGTCACACCTGTCGGCGATTGGGCAGGCGATTCCCAGGCAAAGCTGACTGTGGAATAA
- a CDS encoding response regulator transcription factor, with the protein MARILIIEDETTIAQLERDYFELNGFAVDLCHTGDEGLRLALDGDYGLLIVDLQLPGMDGFELCRQIRRAKEVPILIVSAKKEELDKIRAFNLGADDYITKPFSPSELVARAKAHLARYERLLGKAGGPPKDEIRIRGLVMDKASRRVYVRNQEVIFTTREFNLLEFLASHPNRVFSKSELFERIWGMDSSGDIATVTVHIRKLREKIEVDPSNPQYIETVWGAGYRFTV; encoded by the coding sequence ATGGCACGAATCCTGATCATTGAAGACGAAACGACGATTGCCCAACTGGAGAGGGACTACTTTGAGCTGAACGGCTTCGCAGTCGACCTCTGCCACACAGGCGATGAAGGCTTGCGGCTGGCGCTGGACGGCGATTACGGCCTTCTCATCGTCGACTTGCAGCTGCCGGGAATGGACGGCTTCGAGCTTTGCCGCCAGATTCGCAGGGCCAAGGAAGTGCCGATTCTGATCGTCTCGGCTAAAAAGGAAGAGCTCGATAAGATCCGCGCCTTCAATCTCGGGGCGGACGATTACATCACCAAGCCGTTCAGCCCGAGCGAGCTGGTCGCACGCGCCAAGGCGCATTTGGCCCGCTACGAGCGGCTGCTTGGGAAAGCGGGCGGGCCGCCGAAGGACGAGATCCGCATCCGCGGACTGGTCATGGACAAGGCGTCCCGCAGGGTCTACGTACGCAATCAGGAGGTCATTTTCACCACGCGGGAGTTCAATCTGCTCGAGTTTTTGGCGAGCCACCCCAACCGCGTGTTCAGCAAAAGCGAGCTGTTCGAACGGATCTGGGGGATGGATTCGAGCGGCGATATCGCCACCGTCACGGTCCACATCCGAAAACTGCGGGAGAAAATCGAAGTCGATCCGTCCAACCCCCAGTACATCGAGACAGTGTGGGGTGCGGGCTACCGGTTTACGGTGTAG
- a CDS encoding HAMP domain-containing sensor histidine kinase codes for MSIRIKLLLSYTGMLVLSLLIFALAAGLFTIAATGDIHSIRDFYKVHYQLNPLTEQEESIFLELKYLAKNEPDQLLDKDLLVDYDFKLRTVRAGLYVRRESNQVFESYTFHQPQLEQYLPPYDLNNSQIRNTFNIGERFYAYAKFDFLYSDGAKGSVFVIRERSPFAEVTRRLLPILTLLLIGVLVIANLLLYRWITKSVIKPLNLLRSSAERIQEGDLGFALNLSSRDEIGQLNEAFENMRKRLQESVQLRLLDEESRKELISNISHDLRTPITNIKGYIEGIRDGVADTPEKMDKYVDIIYTKAVDLDKLVDELFLYSKLDLKQVPFTYEPVDIVAFLDDCIEELHYGMQEQGIDLGWEKRPDEPLWVLADVEKLKRTVLNIIDNAQKFMDKPKKRIGVSLNADEARVTVEIRDNGMGIAPDAIPHLFERFYRAEQSRNSTTGGSGLGLAIAREIIEGHGGEIWADSQQGAGTSLFFSLKRTTNSGGAHGTNPDH; via the coding sequence TTGTCGATCCGCATCAAGCTGCTTCTCTCCTACACCGGGATGCTCGTTCTCAGCCTCCTGATATTCGCGCTTGCCGCAGGGCTGTTTACCATTGCGGCTACTGGCGACATCCACAGCATCCGCGATTTCTATAAAGTGCATTACCAGCTCAATCCCTTGACGGAACAAGAGGAGTCGATCTTTCTCGAGCTCAAGTACCTGGCCAAAAACGAACCCGATCAGCTGCTCGACAAGGACCTGCTCGTCGACTACGATTTCAAGCTTCGCACGGTGAGGGCCGGCCTCTACGTGCGGCGGGAGAGCAACCAGGTGTTTGAGTCGTACACGTTTCATCAGCCGCAGCTGGAGCAGTACCTTCCTCCCTATGACCTGAACAACAGCCAGATTCGCAACACGTTCAATATCGGCGAACGGTTTTACGCGTACGCGAAATTCGATTTCCTGTACTCGGATGGAGCCAAAGGCAGCGTATTCGTCATCCGGGAGCGCAGCCCGTTCGCAGAGGTGACCCGCAGGCTGCTCCCCATTCTCACGCTGCTGTTGATCGGCGTGCTGGTGATCGCCAACCTGCTCCTCTACCGGTGGATTACCAAAAGCGTGATCAAGCCGCTCAATCTGCTGCGCAGCTCTGCGGAGCGCATCCAGGAGGGCGACCTGGGATTTGCCCTGAACCTGAGCTCCAGGGACGAGATCGGGCAGCTGAACGAAGCGTTCGAGAATATGCGGAAGCGGCTGCAAGAATCGGTGCAGCTCCGCCTTTTGGACGAGGAAAGCCGAAAAGAGCTGATTTCCAACATTTCGCACGACCTGCGCACCCCGATTACGAACATCAAAGGCTACATCGAGGGGATCCGCGACGGCGTGGCCGATACCCCCGAGAAAATGGACAAATACGTGGACATCATCTACACCAAAGCCGTAGACCTGGACAAGCTGGTCGACGAGCTGTTCCTGTACTCCAAGCTCGACCTCAAGCAGGTGCCGTTTACCTATGAACCAGTGGACATCGTCGCGTTCCTCGACGATTGCATCGAGGAGCTCCACTACGGCATGCAGGAGCAAGGCATCGACCTGGGCTGGGAGAAGCGTCCGGACGAACCGCTGTGGGTGCTCGCCGACGTGGAAAAGCTCAAGCGGACGGTGCTGAACATCATCGACAACGCCCAAAAGTTCATGGATAAGCCAAAGAAACGGATCGGCGTCTCCCTGAATGCCGACGAGGCTCGGGTCACAGTCGAGATTCGCGACAACGGCATGGGCATCGCCCCGGATGCCATTCCCCATCTGTTCGAGCGCTTTTACCGCGCGGAGCAGTCCCGTAACTCTACCACCGGCGGCAGCGGGTTGGGGCTCGCCATCGCCCGCGAGATCATCGAAGGGCACGGCGGTGAGATTTGGGCCGACAGTCAGCAGGGAGCCGGCACCAGCTTGTTCTTCTCACTAAAACGCACGACGAATTCGGGAGGCGCACATGGCACGAATCCTGATCATTGA
- a CDS encoding carbon-nitrogen hydrolase family protein: MKVAIAQLTSTMDKADNLQKAVAYIAKAKAGGADFVILPEMYLAPATPTTEVKPAQVAEPLDGPFVSGLADAAREHGIYVVCGVYESIPDDPNRAYNTTVFLNRSGELIHTYRKTHLYDAFSFKESDAIAEGAGPYQAVETEFGKIGLMVCYEVRFPEIARQFALQGADILFVPAGWVAGAMKEDHWETLVRARAIENTMFVCAADQVGNIFAGRSMIVDPMGVVLASGGEEETLVTAELDLDRIRRVRGKLPSVANRRPELYAK, encoded by the coding sequence ATGAAAGTAGCGATTGCGCAGCTCACCTCCACCATGGACAAAGCGGACAACCTGCAAAAAGCAGTAGCCTACATCGCGAAAGCAAAAGCGGGCGGGGCGGACTTTGTCATCTTGCCCGAAATGTATCTCGCCCCTGCCACCCCGACGACCGAAGTCAAGCCGGCACAGGTAGCGGAGCCGCTCGACGGGCCGTTCGTTTCCGGGCTGGCGGATGCGGCGCGCGAGCACGGCATCTACGTCGTTTGCGGCGTGTACGAGAGCATCCCGGACGATCCGAACCGCGCTTACAACACGACCGTGTTTTTGAACCGCTCCGGCGAACTGATCCACACCTACCGCAAGACCCATCTGTACGATGCCTTTTCCTTCAAGGAATCCGATGCGATCGCAGAAGGGGCGGGCCCTTATCAGGCAGTCGAGACGGAATTCGGTAAGATTGGGCTCATGGTCTGCTATGAAGTCAGATTTCCCGAAATCGCCAGGCAGTTTGCCCTGCAGGGAGCCGACATCCTGTTCGTGCCGGCAGGCTGGGTAGCGGGTGCCATGAAGGAAGACCACTGGGAGACGCTCGTCCGTGCCCGCGCCATCGAAAATACGATGTTCGTATGCGCAGCGGACCAGGTAGGAAACATCTTCGCGGGGCGAAGCATGATCGTCGATCCGATGGGAGTCGTGCTTGCGAGCGGCGGCGAGGAAGAAACGCTCGTCACGGCGGAGCTCGACCTCGATCGCATCCGGCGCGTGCGCGGCAAATTGCCGAGCGTAGCCAACCGCCGTCCGGAATTGTACGCGAAGTAA
- a CDS encoding GlsB/YeaQ/YmgE family stress response membrane protein produces MYWIVWALVGLVVWWAVNMVMTGKAGGNNWWASLIVALLGSWLGDVLLGNWLWMWAGFNVIAGVIGAVVLTWLWNLVSKQLK; encoded by the coding sequence ATGTATTGGATTGTATGGGCATTGGTCGGGCTGGTCGTATGGTGGGCTGTCAACATGGTGATGACAGGAAAGGCGGGCGGAAACAACTGGTGGGCTTCGCTGATCGTAGCGCTGCTGGGCAGCTGGCTGGGCGACGTCCTCTTGGGCAACTGGCTGTGGATGTGGGCCGGCTTCAACGTCATTGCCGGCGTGATCGGCGCCGTTGTGCTGACATGGCTCTGGAATCTTGTCAGCAAGCAGCTCAAATAA